The following are from one region of the Sphingomonas oryzagri genome:
- a CDS encoding flagellin N-terminal helical domain-containing protein, with amino-acid sequence MTVIASNSAALRAQNGSRLANDALNTAMARLSSGNRINSAADDAAGLAISNSMTSQINGMNQAISNANNGISLAQTADGALSEVTNNLQRIRELAVQSASGTYSDDDRANMQTEVTELQKQIADAMKTQFNGVNLFSTSDQAINIQTGADATDQVALKITGLDMSAVTGTVATGTAAAGLGTALAAGDSRIGTDHVITAEDVAYGAQFTGSGSSPAAVDSSAIGSTVTLKAGDQMYEAATTAGTVTGGVDISTAAGATAALDTLDQAIASVNTTRASLGAGESRLNSVVNSLTNNVTNLTDAKSRISDADFSVETTNLAKAQILNQAATAMLAQANQSQQGVLKLLQ; translated from the coding sequence ATGACTGTTATCGCATCCAACTCTGCCGCCCTGCGTGCCCAGAACGGCTCGCGCCTGGCCAATGACGCCCTCAACACGGCGATGGCTCGCCTGTCCTCGGGCAACCGCATCAACTCGGCTGCCGACGACGCCGCCGGCCTCGCGATCTCGAACTCGATGACGTCGCAGATCAACGGCATGAACCAGGCGATCTCGAATGCCAACAACGGCATCTCGCTGGCGCAGACCGCCGACGGCGCGCTGAGCGAAGTCACCAACAACCTGCAGCGCATCCGCGAGCTGGCGGTCCAGTCCGCTTCGGGCACCTACAGCGACGACGACCGCGCCAACATGCAGACCGAGGTCACCGAGCTGCAGAAGCAGATCGCCGACGCCATGAAGACCCAGTTCAACGGCGTGAACCTGTTCTCGACTTCGGACCAGGCCATCAACATTCAGACCGGCGCCGATGCGACCGATCAGGTGGCGCTGAAGATCACCGGTCTCGACATGTCGGCCGTCACCGGTACGGTGGCGACGGGTACCGCCGCCGCCGGCCTCGGCACGGCTCTGGCCGCCGGCGACAGCCGTATCGGCACGGACCACGTGATCACCGCCGAGGACGTGGCTTATGGCGCCCAGTTCACCGGTTCCGGTTCCTCGCCGGCCGCCGTCGACAGCAGCGCGATCGGCTCCACGGTGACGCTGAAGGCGGGCGACCAGATGTACGAAGCGGCGACGACCGCCGGCACCGTCACGGGTGGTGTCGACATCTCGACCGCCGCCGGCGCCACGGCCGCGCTCGACACGCTCGATCAGGCGATCGCCTCCGTCAACACCACCCGCGCTTCGCTGGGTGCTGGTGAGAGCCGCCTGAACTCGGTCGTGAACAGCCTGACCAACAACGTCACCAACCTGACCGACGCCAAGTCGCGCATCTCCGACGCCGACTTCTCGGTCGAGACCACCAACCTCGCGAAGGCGCAGATCCTGAACCAGGCCGCCACCGCGATGCTCGCCCAGGCGAACCAGTCGCAGCAGGGCGTGCTCAAGCTCCTCCAGTAA
- a CDS encoding Mpo1 family 2-hydroxy fatty acid dioxygenase: protein MTPLIRHLASYAAYHRDHRNVLTHMIGIPLIVFAVEVLASRPIVTIGGMAMTPAILFSALSAIFYLRLDLRFGLVMAVLLALGAWAGLVVARLGSGAYLSVGIGAFAVGWAIQFLGHYYEGRKPAFLDDIRGLIVGPLFVVAEIGFLIGVRLEVRDAIDRPQFPASS from the coding sequence ATGACGCCGCTCATCCGCCACCTGGCTAGCTACGCGGCCTATCACCGCGATCATCGCAACGTCCTCACCCACATGATCGGCATCCCGCTGATCGTGTTCGCCGTGGAGGTGCTCGCCTCGCGCCCGATCGTCACGATCGGGGGCATGGCGATGACGCCGGCGATCCTGTTCTCCGCGCTGTCGGCGATCTTCTACCTGCGGCTGGACCTGCGCTTCGGCCTCGTCATGGCGGTGCTGCTGGCGCTCGGCGCCTGGGCGGGCCTCGTCGTCGCTCGGTTAGGGAGCGGCGCCTATCTCTCGGTCGGCATCGGCGCCTTCGCGGTCGGCTGGGCGATCCAGTTCCTCGGCCACTATTACGAAGGCCGCAAACCCGCCTTCCTCGACGATATTCGCGGCCTGATCGTCGGCCCGCTGTTCGTCGTCGCCGAGATCGGCTTCCTGATCGGCGTGCGGCTCGAGGTTCGGGACGCGATCGACCGCCCTCAGTTCCCCGCGTCGTCCTGA
- a CDS encoding sigma-70 family RNA polymerase sigma factor produces MTYARKPQRQTQASLVQGHMPLVRKIAWHVHGRVSNAIDIEDLVQIGMVALVEAANGYEDRGHAFSTYAGMRVRGAMIDHLRRHASQARSGMAKRKEIAKVRAEIEGKLGRAASEAEMAQAMGLDATSFREMADAAESVRHESLDEVYSDQSMWFADLEEGADEQLDRGRLGEALAEHIAQLPEREAMVLQLYFVEELNLEEIGQVLDIGAARVCQIKKSALDKLRGKLADFRE; encoded by the coding sequence ATGACCTACGCCCGCAAGCCGCAGCGCCAGACGCAGGCTTCGCTCGTCCAGGGGCATATGCCGCTGGTCCGCAAGATCGCCTGGCATGTCCACGGCCGCGTCTCGAACGCGATCGACATCGAGGATCTGGTGCAGATCGGCATGGTCGCACTGGTCGAAGCGGCCAACGGCTACGAGGATCGCGGCCACGCTTTCTCCACCTATGCGGGGATGCGCGTGCGCGGCGCAATGATCGACCACCTGCGCCGCCATGCGAGCCAAGCGCGCTCGGGCATGGCCAAGCGCAAGGAGATCGCCAAGGTCCGCGCCGAGATCGAGGGCAAGCTGGGCCGCGCCGCCTCCGAAGCGGAGATGGCGCAGGCGATGGGCCTCGACGCAACCAGCTTTCGCGAGATGGCCGACGCCGCCGAGAGCGTGCGCCACGAATCGCTCGACGAGGTTTATTCGGACCAGTCGATGTGGTTCGCCGATCTGGAGGAGGGTGCCGACGAGCAGCTCGATCGCGGTCGTCTGGGCGAGGCGCTGGCCGAACATATCGCCCAGCTGCCCGAGCGCGAGGCGATGGTCCTCCAGCTCTATTTCGTCGAGGAACTGAACCTCGAGGAGATCGGGCAGGTGCTGGACATCGGCGCCGCGCGCGTCTGCCAGATCAAGAAGTCGGCGCTCGACAAGTTGCGCGGCAAGCTCGCCGACTTTCGCGAATAA
- the flhA gene encoding flagellar biosynthesis protein FlhA has product MATVALNKRVWMDASKGAILPIAALMLVALMVVPMPAIMLDIGFITNIVISLAVLMVALNAAKPLDFSAFPTVLLFATLLRLSLNVASTRVVLVHGHEGEAAAGHVIEAFGSFLIGGNYAVGIFVFAIIMIINLVVITKGAGRVSEVSARFTLDAMPGKQMAIDADLNAGLLTPDEAKKRRQEVATEADFYGSMDGSSKFVKGDAVAGVLVLVVNILGGLILGVVSHKMAVGDAAKNYVQLAIGDALVAQIPALLLSIAAASIVTRVNSPLDLGGQITQQFGSAKAWTPVAGILTILGVLPGMPHVIFLPAAALAGFAVWKLRNADQLKKAEAEVAAKAPAAAPANPASIGWNEVSNDAPLGLEVGYGLVSLVDERKGAPLMARITGIRRQLSKELGFVIPLVRVRDDMNLAPNAYRITVGGVVVGEDECHPNDLLALDSGDLAATVQGRPAKDPTFGLDAVWISPDKRGEAVIAGYTVVDPSTVLATHLNHLIMQHATDLFGMDEAQKLLDELKEKAPQLVAGITPAPLSLSQIANLCRSLLAEGVPLKDFRRIAEAMADAAREESDPVQLVEQVRRRVGALIVQTLVPVRMPLPVVTLDAGLESLLTQAVRSGPNSAHPIEPALAGRIVQAVVEAVAPMVGEARRFAIVTSPIARRALARLLRPHLSDAPVLSFLEIPDGKPVEVVAVVGGQPPQVTHREPEMAR; this is encoded by the coding sequence ATGGCGACCGTTGCCCTCAACAAGCGCGTGTGGATGGACGCATCGAAGGGCGCGATCCTGCCGATCGCCGCCCTCATGCTCGTCGCGCTGATGGTCGTGCCGATGCCGGCGATCATGCTGGATATCGGCTTCATCACCAACATCGTCATCAGCCTCGCGGTGCTGATGGTGGCGCTGAACGCCGCCAAGCCGCTCGATTTCTCCGCCTTCCCGACGGTGCTGCTGTTCGCCACCCTGCTGCGCCTGTCGCTCAACGTCGCCTCTACGCGCGTCGTGCTGGTGCACGGGCATGAGGGCGAGGCGGCCGCCGGCCATGTTATCGAGGCGTTCGGCAGCTTCCTGATCGGCGGCAACTACGCGGTCGGCATCTTCGTCTTCGCGATCATCATGATCATCAACCTGGTGGTGATCACCAAGGGCGCCGGCCGCGTGTCGGAAGTCTCGGCACGCTTCACCCTGGACGCAATGCCCGGCAAGCAGATGGCTATCGATGCCGATCTCAATGCCGGCCTGCTCACCCCGGACGAGGCCAAGAAGCGCCGGCAGGAAGTCGCCACCGAAGCCGATTTCTACGGTTCGATGGACGGTTCGTCGAAGTTCGTGAAGGGCGATGCCGTCGCCGGCGTGCTCGTGCTGGTCGTCAATATCCTCGGCGGCCTGATCCTGGGCGTCGTTAGCCACAAGATGGCGGTGGGCGACGCGGCCAAGAATTACGTGCAGCTCGCCATCGGCGACGCGCTGGTCGCGCAGATCCCGGCGCTGCTGCTGTCGATCGCGGCGGCCTCGATCGTGACGCGCGTGAACTCGCCGCTCGATCTCGGCGGGCAGATCACCCAGCAGTTTGGTTCGGCCAAGGCGTGGACGCCGGTCGCCGGCATCCTCACCATCCTCGGCGTGCTGCCGGGCATGCCGCACGTCATCTTCCTGCCGGCCGCCGCACTCGCGGGCTTCGCCGTCTGGAAGCTGCGCAACGCCGATCAGCTCAAGAAGGCCGAAGCAGAAGTCGCCGCCAAGGCGCCCGCCGCCGCCCCCGCCAACCCGGCCTCGATCGGCTGGAACGAGGTCTCCAATGACGCGCCGCTCGGCCTCGAGGTCGGCTACGGCCTCGTCAGCCTCGTCGACGAGCGCAAGGGCGCCCCGCTGATGGCCCGCATCACCGGCATCCGCCGCCAGCTCTCCAAGGAACTCGGCTTCGTGATCCCGCTGGTGCGCGTGCGCGACGACATGAACCTCGCGCCCAACGCCTATCGCATCACCGTCGGTGGTGTCGTGGTGGGCGAGGACGAGTGCCATCCCAACGATCTGCTCGCGCTCGACTCGGGCGATCTCGCCGCGACCGTGCAGGGCCGCCCCGCCAAGGATCCGACCTTCGGTCTCGACGCGGTGTGGATCAGCCCGGACAAGCGCGGCGAGGCGGTGATCGCGGGCTATACCGTGGTCGATCCCTCGACCGTGCTCGCGACCCATCTCAACCACCTGATCATGCAGCACGCGACCGACCTGTTCGGCATGGACGAGGCGCAGAAGCTGCTCGACGAGCTGAAGGAAAAGGCGCCGCAGCTGGTCGCCGGCATCACGCCCGCGCCGCTCAGCCTCTCGCAGATCGCCAATCTCTGCCGCTCGCTGCTCGCCGAGGGTGTGCCGCTCAAGGATTTCCGCCGCATCGCCGAAGCCATGGCGGACGCCGCCCGCGAGGAGAGCGATCCGGTCCAGCTGGTCGAGCAGGTCCGCCGCCGCGTCGGTGCGCTGATCGTGCAGACTCTTGTGCCGGTTCGGATGCCGCTGCCCGTCGTCACGCTCGACGCCGGTCTGGAGAGCCTGCTCACCCAGGCGGTGCGTTCCGGCCCGAACTCAGCCCATCCGATCGAGCCGGCGCTCGCCGGTCGCATCGTGCAGGCGGTGGTCGAGGCGGTCGCCCCGATGGTCGGCGAGGCCAGGCGCTTCGCCATCGTCACCTCGCCGATCGCGCGCCGTGCGCTCGCCCGGCTGCTTCGGCCGCATCTCTCCGATGCACCGGTGCTGTCCTTCCTCGAAATTCCCGACGGCAAGCCCGTCGAGGTGGTCGCCGTGGTCGGCGGGCAGCCGCCCCAGGTGACCCATCGTGAGCCGGAGATGGCGCGATGA
- a CDS encoding transglycosylase SLT domain-containing protein: protein MTLTIIRGNGETGAALNGVSATGGRVQNAIAAASASTGVDFHYLYHQARVESGLNPNAKASTSSASGLYQFTEQTWLATMKQHGAEHGLNWAANAITRGSNGHYFVSDAATRQEIMALRQSPETSAAMAGEYASDNQDYLQAKLGRTTTPTDLYMAHFLGPAGAARFLKALDSNPDTPAASVMPAAARANKWVFWDKSGNARSLEQVYQRFAARFEQSTPDAGSTSTQMASAAQPTDTAADIARMQLAALNGTTDGTNVTTADASQLNAATVMAPSPQTARLAYLMLASLGV from the coding sequence GTGACGCTGACGATCATCCGGGGCAATGGCGAGACGGGAGCGGCGCTGAACGGCGTGTCCGCGACCGGTGGCCGCGTGCAGAACGCGATCGCCGCCGCCTCGGCCTCGACCGGCGTCGACTTCCACTATCTCTATCATCAGGCGCGCGTCGAAAGCGGGCTGAACCCGAACGCCAAGGCCTCCACCTCGAGCGCGTCCGGCCTCTACCAGTTCACCGAGCAGACCTGGCTCGCCACCATGAAGCAGCATGGCGCCGAGCATGGCCTGAACTGGGCGGCGAACGCGATCACGCGCGGCTCGAACGGCCATTATTTCGTCTCCGATGCCGCCACCCGGCAGGAGATCATGGCGCTGCGCCAGTCGCCCGAGACATCGGCGGCGATGGCGGGCGAATATGCCTCCGACAATCAGGATTACCTGCAGGCGAAGCTCGGCCGCACCACGACGCCGACCGACCTCTACATGGCGCACTTCCTCGGCCCGGCCGGCGCAGCGCGCTTCCTGAAGGCGCTGGACTCCAACCCGGACACGCCCGCCGCCTCGGTGATGCCGGCGGCGGCGCGGGCCAACAAGTGGGTGTTCTGGGACAAATCCGGCAACGCCCGCTCGCTGGAGCAGGTCTACCAGCGTTTCGCCGCGCGCTTCGAACAGTCGACGCCGGATGCCGGATCGACCTCGACGCAGATGGCCTCCGCCGCTCAGCCGACCGACACCGCCGCCGACATCGCGCGTATGCAGCTCGCGGCGCTCAACGGCACGACGGACGGCACCAATGTGACCACCGCCGACGCGAGCCAGCTCAATGCGGCGACCGTCATGGCCCCCAGCCCGCAGACCGCGCGGCTGGCTTACCTCATGCTCGCTTCCCTCGGAGTCTGA
- the flgM gene encoding flagellar biosynthesis anti-sigma factor FlgM has translation MINSITGAGSTISGIGTSSAQRGEGAHKLARTGTTEERASISNTVAQMAAEGAPIETDRVSALKAAIKAGTYKADPQAIATAMIRSDLGASS, from the coding sequence ATGATCAACTCCATCACCGGCGCCGGCAGCACGATCTCGGGGATCGGCACCAGCTCGGCCCAGCGGGGCGAAGGCGCGCACAAGCTCGCCCGGACCGGCACCACCGAAGAGCGCGCCTCGATCTCCAACACCGTCGCGCAGATGGCGGCCGAGGGCGCGCCGATCGAGACCGATCGCGTTTCCGCGCTCAAGGCCGCGATCAAGGCCGGCACCTACAAGGCCGATCCGCAGGCGATCGCCACCGCGATGATCCGTTCTGATCTGGGAGCTTCCTCGTGA
- the flgA gene encoding flagellar basal body P-ring formation chaperone FlgA, whose translation MTRTGFALILLMAGTPAMASTDAAGFEDLAKLEGRVVGALDADIGTPGGPVTHIDRRLKLQPCPQPVTIDPPALGAVALRCESLGWRIRVPLMKSPSQMAVANQTAVGNASPATYQPAQPMTPPLIKRGDPIELIAGDGSFSVSTAAIAQEDGRLGGRIRVKPESKGQIVIGQVEDSGRVRVSSF comes from the coding sequence ATGACACGCACGGGGTTCGCCCTGATCCTGCTGATGGCGGGGACGCCGGCAATGGCGTCCACCGACGCGGCGGGGTTCGAAGATCTTGCCAAGCTGGAAGGCCGCGTCGTCGGCGCTCTGGACGCGGACATCGGCACGCCCGGCGGGCCGGTGACGCATATCGATCGCCGGCTGAAGCTGCAGCCGTGCCCCCAGCCCGTGACCATCGATCCGCCCGCGCTCGGCGCCGTCGCGCTGCGCTGCGAATCGCTCGGCTGGCGCATCCGCGTGCCGCTGATGAAGTCGCCCAGCCAGATGGCGGTCGCCAACCAGACGGCCGTCGGTAACGCTTCGCCCGCCACCTATCAGCCCGCCCAGCCGATGACGCCGCCGCTGATCAAGCGTGGCGATCCCATCGAGCTGATCGCCGGCGACGGCAGCTTCTCGGTCTCGACCGCCGCGATCGCGCAGGAAGACGGGCGCCTCGGCGGCCGCATCCGCGTGAAGCCCGAGAGCAAGGGCCAGATCGTCATCGGGCAGGTCGAGGATTCCGGCCGCGTCCGCGTGTCGTCGTTCTGA
- a CDS encoding OmpA family protein, with the protein MRLPALTTGSAGGSRWAMSFADLCLVLLGFLLLLQAHRGDPAALNAGIRAAFGSSAPKTFDETATSLFEPGEAILLPNARAHFRAIGHDAAGQGGIVHVESIGTDAAARRFDAWELAAARAAAIARAVSEGGLDAKQVDLAIDGTGPASRQAGQHVRVTITTKGG; encoded by the coding sequence ATGCGGCTGCCGGCGCTCACCACAGGCTCCGCCGGAGGCTCGCGCTGGGCGATGAGCTTCGCGGACCTGTGCCTGGTGCTGCTCGGCTTCCTGCTGTTGCTCCAGGCGCATCGAGGCGATCCGGCCGCGCTCAATGCCGGCATCCGGGCGGCGTTCGGCTCATCGGCTCCGAAAACCTTCGACGAGACCGCGACCAGCCTGTTCGAGCCGGGTGAGGCGATCCTGCTGCCGAATGCCCGCGCGCACTTCCGCGCGATCGGCCACGATGCGGCGGGGCAGGGCGGCATCGTCCATGTCGAGAGCATCGGCACCGACGCCGCCGCACGCCGCTTCGATGCGTGGGAACTGGCGGCGGCGCGGGCCGCCGCGATCGCGCGCGCCGTCTCGGAAGGCGGGCTGGACGCGAAGCAGGTCGATCTCGCGATCGACGGCACCGGGCCTGCCAGCAGGCAGGCCGGGCAGCACGTGCGGGTCACGATTACGACCAAAGGCGGCTGA